Proteins from a genomic interval of Paenibacillus sp. 37:
- a CDS encoding chromate transporter, whose translation MSVKQKEYIKMLTQLFVVFFKLGPSTFGGGYAMITAIEREIVDKKAWLKPNEVGDMISVSASAPGGVVVNSAAFVGYRLAGIMGAIISVIAITLPTFLIVLSLSILGMMFQDVSKVNAALKGVHAAIVALIIVAAFKVGKTSIMDSSTLFIAGLSTLLLLFTSLHSLYLILGGPIVGVTIISIKRALGLSAPTEKEAESHPSELNYPEYYI comes from the coding sequence ATGAGTGTAAAACAAAAGGAATACATTAAAATGCTTACACAACTGTTTGTTGTTTTTTTTAAGTTGGGCCCCTCAACTTTCGGGGGAGGATATGCAATGATTACAGCAATTGAGCGGGAAATTGTGGATAAGAAAGCATGGCTAAAACCTAATGAGGTGGGGGATATGATATCCGTTTCTGCATCCGCACCTGGGGGTGTAGTTGTAAACTCAGCTGCTTTCGTCGGATACAGGCTCGCAGGAATAATGGGTGCGATTATCTCCGTCATTGCTATAACACTACCGACCTTTTTAATTGTGCTAAGTCTCAGTATCTTGGGCATGATGTTTCAAGATGTTTCCAAGGTGAATGCAGCTCTAAAAGGAGTTCATGCTGCAATTGTTGCATTAATCATTGTGGCCGCATTCAAAGTGGGTAAGACATCCATAATGGATTCATCCACATTGTTTATTGCAGGTCTAAGCACCCTTCTACTGCTTTTCACATCGCTTCACTCTTTATATCTGATTCTTGGAGGTCCAATTGTGGGCGTGACTATTATTTCAATTAAACGTGCTCTTGGTCTTTCGGCCCCAACAGAGAAGGAAGCAGAAAGTCATCCGTCAGAACTAAATTATCCTGAATATTACATCTGA
- a CDS encoding ROK family protein, translating into MLNHSHFSIKKQIYDRIAFLGTVSKADLLEYFSITSSSMTRMLEDMLAQKLILVSGLGTSTGGRKPILFQTNPHYRYLMGLEISRISSSLGLFDLHLNRLSAVRWEMDHSLTPERLVELVVNESNKMLHHHHIAHEQILGMGIGAVGPLDPKKGIILEPEYFPSDSWSNVPICKLLEKELNIPTQLDNGANTALLAEHWALRDEACEHMLYVHAGVNIRSSIMSGGQILRGAADTEGAIGQMIIQTGGPRLSDKGNYGSLEAYVSVPSLEERVQSQLKIGRESSLSIIPPECVNFPSLVNALKQEDALVRELFIETASYLGVGLANLINTVHPEYVIMGGALINADPIVYHTAIQVARKNIYHYPKYNPIFTPGILKEEAVVTGAALQIMQSWEK; encoded by the coding sequence ATGTTGAATCATTCCCATTTTTCAATTAAGAAGCAAATTTATGATCGAATCGCTTTTCTTGGAACAGTCTCCAAAGCAGATTTGCTAGAATATTTCTCAATCACGAGTAGTAGCATGACTCGTATGCTCGAAGACATGCTAGCTCAAAAACTTATACTTGTCTCCGGACTTGGTACATCAACTGGAGGGCGTAAACCCATACTCTTTCAAACAAACCCACATTATCGCTATCTTATGGGTTTGGAAATCTCACGCATCAGTTCCTCACTGGGCCTATTTGATCTACATCTCAACCGATTATCTGCTGTTCGTTGGGAGATGGACCATAGCCTCACGCCAGAGCGTTTAGTGGAACTGGTGGTGAACGAATCAAATAAAATGCTACATCATCACCATATAGCTCATGAACAAATTCTGGGGATGGGGATCGGTGCAGTAGGCCCTTTGGATCCTAAAAAGGGTATTATATTAGAGCCAGAATATTTCCCTTCCGATTCTTGGAGTAATGTTCCTATATGCAAGTTGCTGGAAAAGGAACTTAATATCCCTACACAACTCGATAACGGTGCAAACACTGCCTTGCTTGCAGAGCATTGGGCGCTCCGAGATGAAGCTTGTGAGCATATGCTGTATGTCCATGCCGGAGTGAACATACGATCGTCGATTATGTCTGGAGGTCAGATTTTGCGTGGTGCTGCTGACACTGAAGGAGCGATCGGCCAAATGATCATTCAAACAGGAGGACCTAGACTCAGTGACAAGGGGAATTACGGATCTCTAGAGGCATATGTATCTGTTCCTTCACTTGAAGAGCGTGTACAGTCTCAACTTAAAATAGGACGCGAAAGCTCGCTTTCGATCATCCCACCTGAATGTGTTAATTTTCCTTCTCTTGTTAATGCGTTGAAACAGGAAGATGCTCTGGTAAGAGAGCTGTTCATTGAAACAGCTTCCTATCTGGGAGTTGGGCTTGCCAATTTGATCAATACTGTTCATCCCGAATATGTCATTATGGGTGGAGCACTTATTAATGCTGACCCGATAGTATATCATACGGCAATACAGGTTGCCCGCAAAAATATATACCATTATCCTAAATACAATCCGATTTTTACTCCGGGTATTCTTAAAGAGGAAGCCGTGGTGACTGGAGCCGCACTCCAGATTATGCAAAGTTGGGAGAAGTAA
- a CDS encoding fibronectin type III-like domain-contianing protein gives MSDNRQRSEKELKGFAEVSLEPNEEKTDTFTLDKRSFAEWIFRTRRWRGRN, from the coding sequence TTGTCAGACAACCGTCAGCGTTCTGAAAAAGAACTTAAAGGTTTTGCCGAGGTTTCACTTGAGCCAAATGAGGAGAAGACAGATACCTTCACTTTAGATAAACGAAGCTTTGCAGAATGGATTTTTCGCACCCGTCGCTGGAGAGGACGGAATTAG
- a CDS encoding chromate transporter, translating to MLWELFILFLKIGSLSFGGGYAVITLIQREVTEKGWIKPEQFQDIVALAGMAPGSIATNTATLIGYSQMGILGGIISTIGIILPSLVIVILFAAFFLRVQSNHWVRSSFYGLRPIITGLIIYAAIHFGIGGHKEPLFSWSTFGMLVICVSSLIAVTKYKIHPFAVILLSAVGGIVIY from the coding sequence ATGTTGTGGGAATTGTTTATCTTATTTTTGAAAATTGGATCTCTTTCATTTGGTGGTGGGTATGCAGTAATAACTCTCATTCAACGCGAAGTGACTGAAAAAGGATGGATTAAGCCAGAACAGTTTCAAGATATTGTTGCATTAGCTGGGATGGCCCCAGGTTCCATTGCTACGAATACTGCAACTCTAATCGGTTACTCTCAAATGGGCATCTTAGGTGGGATCATATCTACTATTGGGATAATTTTGCCCTCTCTCGTTATAGTCATCCTTTTTGCAGCTTTTTTTCTCCGCGTACAAAGCAATCATTGGGTCCGATCTTCGTTTTATGGACTGCGTCCAATCATTACAGGACTTATCATTTATGCTGCGATCCACTTTGGAATTGGAGGGCATAAGGAACCATTGTTTAGCTGGTCAACCTTCGGGATGCTTGTCATTTGTGTCAGCAGTCTCATCGCGGTAACTAAATACAAGATCCATCCATTCGCAGTAATCTTGTTATCAGCAGTAGGCGGTATTGTTATATATTGA